Proteins from one Fragaria vesca subsp. vesca linkage group LG6, FraVesHawaii_1.0, whole genome shotgun sequence genomic window:
- the LOC101294582 gene encoding ATP-dependent RNA helicase SUPV3L1, mitochondrial-like: MARGPVSSLFRIYGCKKSISRLRVLIWNQYDRSVSPKFTSFPALDSQNCSYSTSLVDQVCLRFNPHSPKYLGCDTVYVKPFSTGVEDGHEDEDVSDSRAVVDEFDADVGKVVGLDLSSEDKVDYISSESEDSDEGENEAVVSDLMVEEGSDENVSSMRAVSFQHVASRDPVVLYRELCNNEKGAKQSRSDWETLQEMFGYFGKSGWATDQALAIYIGRSFFPHAVHKFRSFFFKKCSADVAKYLVSLGPSNDAVKFLFPLFVEYCLEEFPDEIKRFRSMVASADLTKPHTWFPFARAMKRKIVYHCGPTNSGKTFNALRRFMEAKKGIYCSPLRLLAMEVFDKVNANGVYCSLHTGQEKKFVPFSNHAACTVEMVSTDEMYDVAVIDEIQMMADPYRGFAWTRALLGLKADEIHLCGDPSVLNVVRKICSETGDELYEQHYGRFKPLVVEAKTLLGDLKNVRSGDCVVAFSRREVFEVKMAIEKHTNHRCCVIYGALPPETRRQQANLFNDQDNEYDVLVSTDAVGMGLNLNIRRVVFYSLAKYNGDKVLPVPASQVKQIAGRAGRRGSIYPDGLTTTLNLDDLDYLIECLKQPFEEVKKVGLFPFYEQVELFAGQIPNITFSQLLEKFSENCRLDGSYFLCRHDHIKKVANMLQKIQALSLEDRFNFCFAPVNIRDPKAMFHLLKFAQSYSQNLPVNIAMGIPTDSARSDKELLDLETKHQVLSMYMWLSHHFKEETFPYVKKAEAMATDIAELLGQSLAKANWKPESRQASKPQQKEDSYERPLSRIKQYQKNRSLESEHSEKVAA, encoded by the exons ATGGCTAGAGGCCCTGTAAGTTCCCTGTTTCGGATTTATGGCTGTAAGAAAAGCATATCTAGGCTTAGGGTTTTGATCTGGAACCAATATGACCGCTCTGTATCACCAAAGTTCACATCTTTTCCTGCTTTAGATTCCCAAAACTGTTCGTATTCCACGAGCTTAGTGGATCAAGTTTGTCTTAGATTCAATCCACATAGCCCAAAATATTTGGGGTGTGATACTGTTTATGTCAAGCCATTTTCAACTGGTGTGGAAGATGGGCATGAGGATGAGGATGTGAGTGATAGTAGAGCAGTGGTTGATGAATTTGATGCGGATGTGGGGAAGGTTGTGGGCCTTGATCTCTCGAGTGAGGATAAGGTGGATTATATTTCATCGGAATCGGAAGATAGTGATGAAGGTGAGAATGAGGCTGTGGTTAGTGATTTGATGGTGGAAGAGGGTAGTGATGAGAATGTGAGTTCAATGAGAGCGGTGAGCTTTCAACATGTTGCGTCGCGCGACCCTGTTGTGCTGTATAGGGAGCTTTGTAATAATGAGAAGGGCGCAAAGCAGTCGCGGAGTGATTGGGAGACTCTTCAAGAGATGTTTGGTTATTTTGGAAAATCAGGTTGGGCGACTGATCAGGCTCTTGCAATATACATTGGCAGGTCATTTTTTCCTCATGCTGTGCATAAGTTTCGGAGCTTCTTCTTCAAGAAGTGTTCTGCTGATGTTGCCAAGTATTTGGTGTCCCTTGGTCCATCTAATGATGCAGTTAAGTTTTTATTTCCCTTGTTTGTTGAATATTGTTTGGAAGAGTTTCCTGATGAGATTAAGCGTTTTCGTTCTATGGTTGCATCAGCGGATCTCACAAAGCCCCATACTTGGTTTCCATTTGCACGGGCTATGAAGCGTAAGATAGTTTATCACTGTGGTCCAACCAATAGTGGGAAAACTTTCAATGCCTTGCGACGATTTATGGAAGCAAAGAAGGGTATCTACTGCAGTCCTCTGAGATTATTGGCTATGGAAGTCTTTGACAAAGTTAATGCAAATGGGGTGTATTGTAGTCTTCACACAGGGCAAGAAAAGAAATTTGTCCCATTCTCAAATCATGCTGCTTGTACAGTAGAAATGGTGTCAACCGACGAAATGTATGATGTTGCTGTCATTGATGAAATTCAGATGATGGCAGATCCATATAGAGGTTTTGCATGGACGCGAGCATTACTTGGCTTAAAGGCCGATGAGATACATTTGTGTGGAGATCCAAGCGTTCTCAACGTTGTTCGAAAGATCTGTTCAGAGACTGGTGATGAGTTGTATGAGCAGCATTATGGGAGGTTTAAGCCATTGGTGGTTGAAGCAAAAACGCTATTGGGAGATCTTAAGAATGTTAGGTCTGGAGATTGTGTGGTTGCTTTTTCAAGAAGAGAGGTATTTGAGGTTAAAATGGCAATTGAAAAACACACCAACCACCGGTGTTGTGTCATTTATGGTGCCTTGCCGCCAGAAACTCGTAGACAGCAGGCAAATTTATTTAATGATCAAGATAATGAATATGATGTTCTTGTTTCTACTGACGCAGTGGGAATGGGTCTGAATCTTAATATTAGGAGGGTTGTATTCTATAGTCTTGCAAAATACAATGGTGACAAAGTTCTCCCAGTTCCAGCATCTCAGGTGAAGCAAATTGCTGGAAGAGCTGGTCGGAGAGGAAGTATCTATCCAGATGGACTTACTACCACATTGAATTTAGATGATCTGGATTACTTGATCGAGTGTCTGAAGCAGCCTTTTGAAGAAGTTAAGAAAGTGGGCTTGTTTCCTTTCTATGAGCAGGTTGAGCTATTTGCAGGGCAAATTCCTAACATTACATTCTCCCAGCTACTTGAAAAATTTAGTGAAAATTGCCGCCTGGATGGGTCATACTTCTTGTGTCGACATGATCATATAAAGAAGGTTGCAAATATGTTACAGAAGATTCAGGCATTATCTCTGGAGGATCGTTTTAACTTCTGTTTTGCCCCAGTAAATATCAGAGACCCAAAAGCTATGTTCCATCTTCTAAAGTTTGCTCAGTCATATAGCCAGAATCTCCCTGTCAATATTGCTATGGGAATTCCAACGGATTCTGCTCGTAGTGATAAGGAACTCTTGGATCTTGAGACTAAGCATCAAGTGTTGTCTATGTATATGTGGTTGTCACACCACTTCAAGGAAGAAACTTTTCCGTATGTGAAGAAGGCTGAGGCAATGGCAACAGATATTGCAGAATTGCTGGGTCAGTCTCTAGCCAAAGCTAACTGGAAACCAGAATCAAGGCAGGCATCAAAGCCTCAACAGAAGGAAGATAGTTATGAGAGGCCATTGTCACGCATCAAACAGTATCAGAA GAACAGGTCTTTAGAATCTGAGCACTCAGAGAAGGTAGCTGCCTAG
- the LOC101312070 gene encoding trans-resveratrol di-O-methyltransferase-like, which produces MERLNSFRHLNQKWSNGEHSNELLHAQAHIWNHIFSFINSMSLKSAIQLGIPDIINKHGRPMTLSELTSALPINPTKSHSIYRLMRILIHSGFFAKKKLSKSDEEGYVLTDASQLLLKDHPLSITPFLNAMLDPVLTKPWHYFSTWFQNDDPTPFDTAHGMTFWDYGNHQPSIAHFFNDAMASDARLVTSVIVDECRGVFEGLDSLVDVGGGTGTVAKAIADAFPHIKCTVLDLPHVVADLQGSKNLKYTGGDMFEAVPPADAVLLKWILHDWNDEECVKILERSKEAITGKDKKGKVIIIDMMMENQKGDEESMETQLFFDMLMMALVTGKERNEKEWSKLFTDAGFSDYKITPILGLRSLIEVYP; this is translated from the exons ATGGAAAGACTAAACAGCTTTAGACACCTTAACCAAAAATGGTCAAATGGAGAGCATTCCAACGAGCTACTCCATGCTCAAGCCCACATATGGAACCACATCTTCAGCTTCATAAACTCCATGTCCCTCAAATCTGCAATTCAACTAGGTATACCAGATATCATCAACAAACATGGCCGCCCCATGACTCTTTCTGAGCTCACATCTGCCTTACCAATCAACCCAACCAAATCCCACAGCATCTACCGCCTCATGCGAATATTGATTCACTCTGGCTTCTTCGCTAAGAAAAAGCTGAGTAAATCTGATGAGGAAGGTTATGTTCTTACTGATGCATCCCAGCTCCTTCTGAAGGATCACCCCTTGAGCATAACACCTTTCTTAAACGCCATGCTCGACCCTGTTTTGACCAAACCATGGCATTACTTCAGCACTTGGTTCCAAAACGATGACCCTACGCCATTTGACACAGCACATGGGATGACATTTTGGGACTACGGGAATCATCAGCCAAGTATTGCCCATTTCTTCAACGATGCCATGGCTAGCGATGCTCGGTTAGTCACCAGCGTGATTGTCGACGAGTGCAGAGGGGTGTTTGAGGGATTAGATTCATTGGTCGATGTTGGAGGTGGTACAGGAACTGTGGCCAAGGCCATTGCTGATGCGTTCCCACATATTAAGTGCACTGTACTTGATCTCCCACATGTGGTGGCTGACCTGCAAGGAAGTAAGAACTTGAAGTATACTGGAGGTGACATGTTTGAGGCAGTTCCTCCTGCCGATGCAGTTTTACTCAAG TGGATATTGCACGACTGGAATGATGAAGAATGTGTCAAAATACTGGAGCGATCTAAAGAGGCAATTACAGGCAAGGACAAGAAAGGCAAGGTGATTATCATAGATATGATGATGGAGAACCAGAAGGGAGATGAGGAATCAATGGAAACGCAGCTCTTCTTCGACATGCTGATGATGGCCCTTGTCACAGGAAAAGAAAGGAATGAGAAAGAATGGTCTAAGCTCTTCACTGATGCTGGTTTCAGTGACTATAAGATAACTCCCATTCTGGGTTTAAGGTCTCTTATTGAGGTGTATCCTTAA
- the LOC101295540 gene encoding uncharacterized protein LOC101295540 isoform 1, protein MLVLTRPISKPKPDPTPLSPQQLPPQIRSGSGSTVSPPVLSQGRDKKATVLVSSPKPDKFVPPHLRPGFVAKEDRPGPDVIRPREAGHKHFRPLDRFWEDGRPKSGGDSNLGTMNRPRSSGWNRPSSSG, encoded by the coding sequence ATGCTCGTCCTAACCCGACCCATCTCCAAACCCAAACCCGATCCCACACCCCTTTCGCCTCAACAACTCCCACCTCAGATCCGGTCCGGCTCCGGCTCCACCGTCTCGCCACCGGTTCTGAGCCAAGGAAGGGACAAGAAAGCTACTGTGTTGGTCTCTTCGCCGAAACCGGATAAGTTCGTGCCTCCGCATCTTAGACCGGGTTTTGTTGCCAAGGAGGACCGGCCGGGACCCGATGTGATCAGACCTCGGGAGGCGGGTCACAAGCATTTTAGGCCTCTGGATCGGTTTTGGGAAGATGGGCGTCCCAAGTCGGGTGGTGACTCGAATTTGGGTACCATGAATAGGCCCAGATCGTCTGGCTGGAACCGGCCCAGTTCTAGTGGATG
- the LOC101314675 gene encoding trans-resveratrol di-O-methyltransferase-like, giving the protein MSSLANNGVASATASSTDELIVQSQLHVRNHILQLMNSMVLNCAIQLGIPDIIHNHAQPITLSDLTSALNVHPSKSRFLYRLMCILVQQGFFTKHNDVHHGIVYSLTPSSKLLLKDGLMTTFLLLLLDPLLTSPWHLLGTWFQNCASTPFEMAHGMSFFDLVAHEPVFGNMFNEAMVADSKLVSRAVVKECQGVFEGLKSLVDVGGGKGTMASAIADAFPQIKCTVLDLPHVIENLKGSNNLDFIGGNMFEQIPPANAILLKWILHDWNDEESVEILKRCRDAIPSKSDGGKVIIIEMVVTVDDDKKMNNKSTETQLFWDMLMMVCLTGRERTEKDWEKLFLAAGFSHYKITHTLGIRSFIEVYP; this is encoded by the exons ATGAGTAGTTTGGCTAATAATGGAGTGGCAAGTGCTACTGCTAGTAGTACTGATGAGCTTATTGTTCAATCTCAACTTCATGTGCGGAATCACATATTGCAGCTCATGAACTCCATGGTACTAAACTGTGCAATTCAGTTAGGCATCCCAGATATCATTCACAACCATGCTCAACCCATAACCCTTTCCGACCTTACCTCAGCACTCAATGTCCACCCTTCGAAATCTCGCTTCCTCTACCGCCTCATGTGCATTTTAGTCCAACAAGGATTTTTCACCAAACACAACGACGTTCATCATGGGATAGTTTATTCCCTAACACCATCTTCCAAGCTTCTCCTCAAGGACGGGCTAATGACAACGTTCTTGCTTCTCCTGCTCGACCCTCTGTTGACTTCCCCTTGGCACTTACTTGGCACATGGTTCCAGAACTGCGCTTCTACCCCATTCGAGATGGCGCATGGCATGTCGTTTTTCGATTTGGTGGCTCATGAACCAGTGTTTGGTAACATGTTCAATGAAGCCATGGTTGCTGACTCGAAGCTTGTTTCAAGGGCAGTGGTTAAAGAGTGTCAAGGAGTGTTTGAGGGTTTGAAGTCTCTTGTTGATGTAGGAGGTGGTAAGGGAACCATGGCATCTGCCATTGCCGATGCATTTCCACAAATAAAATGCACTGTATTGGATCTACCTCATGTCATCGAAAACTTGAAAGGGAGCAACAACTTGGACTTCATTGGAGGAAACATGTTTGAGCAAATACCTCCAGCAAATGCAATTCTACTCAAG TGGATTCTGCATGACTGGAATGATGAAGAGAGCGTGGAGATACTGAAAAGGTGTAGAGACGCAATCCCGAGCAAAAGCGATGGAGGGAAGGTCATCATCATAGAAATGGTCGTGACTGTAGATGATGACAAGAAGATGAATAACAAGTCGACTGAAACACAATTGTTCTGGGATATGTTGATGATGGTCTGTCTTACCGGCAGAGAACGCACTGAAAAGGATTGGGAGAAGTTGTTTTTGGCTGCAGGATTCAGTCACTACAAGATTACTCATACACTGGGTATTAGGTCTTTCATCGAAGTTTACCCCTAA